The following are from one region of the Nicotiana tabacum cultivar K326 chromosome 3, ASM71507v2, whole genome shotgun sequence genome:
- the LOC107800199 gene encoding geraniol 8-hydroxylase isoform X2, which translates to MDYLAIVGVLLLAWTLIQCISCLSISNRSNKKFPPGPIPLPLIGNLHNILGDQPHQSLAKLAEKYGPIISLRLGQITTVVISSSAVAKEVIQKQDLAFSSRTIPDAIHALDHYQFSVIWLPVNTRWRSLRKIMNTYIFSGNRLDANQNLRFRKIQDLIDYCRRCSQTGDVVNIGQSASETSLNIFSNIIFSKDVVDPYANSGKEFKDAVGKMSEEAGKPNLADYYPVLKRIDPQGIRRRIGKHLDKLLQQIEGLIEERLEQRKKSPNSGSTDVLDVLLNTSQDDPQAIDRNHIERLCLDLFIAGTDTTSNTLEWAMVEAMRKPDIMSKAKAELAEVIGKGKVIEEADVARLPYLQCVVKETLRIHPAVPLLIRKVDQDVEACGYFIPKGSQVLVHVWSMGRDPAIWEDPLAFKPERFWDVKMDFFGHDFELIPFGVGRRICPGLPLATRTLSVMLGSLLNSFDWKAEGDIAPEDLDVEERFGITLARSIPLRAVPIPL; encoded by the exons ATGGATTACTTAGCCATTGTTGGTGTATTACTACTTGCTTGGACTTTGATTCAATGCATTTCTTGCCTTTCAATAAGCAACAGAAGTAACAAAAAATTTCCACCAGGACCAATTCCACTACCATTGATTGGAAATCTTCACAACATTCTTGGTGATCAACCCCACCAGTCCCTCGCGAAGCTAGCTGAAAAATATGGCCCAATAATCAGCCTCAGGTTGGGCCAAATAACGACGGTGGTAATATCTTCATCAGCCGTAGCAAAAGAAGTTATTCAAAAGCAAGATTTGGCCTTCAGCAGTAGAACAATCCCAGATGCAATCCATGCACTTGATCACTATCAGTTCTCTGTGATATGGCTACCAGTCAATACTCGGTGGAGAAGCCTCCGGAAAATCATGAATACTTATATCTTCTCCGGCAACAGGCTTGATGCAAATCAGAATCTCAG GTTTCGAAAGATCCAAGATTTAATAGATTATTGCCGTCGGTGTAGCCAAACAGGAGACGTAGTGAATATAGGACAATCTGCTTCTGAGACCTCTTTGAATATATTTTCGAATATCATTTTTTCAAAGGATGTAGTGGACCCTTATGCAAATTCAGGTAAAGAATTCAAGGATGCGGTGGGCAAAATGTCGGAAGAAGCTGGTAAACCCAACTTGGCCGATTATTACCCCGTCCTGAAAAGGATAGATCCTCAAGGTATAAGGCGACGCATTGGCAAGCATTTGGATAAATTGCTTCAGCAGATTGAGGGATTGATTGAAGAACGTTTGGAGcaaaggaagaaatcaccaaataGTGGTAGCACCGATGTTCTTGATGTTTTGTTAAATACTAGCCAAGATGATCCACAGGCAATTGACAGAAATCACATTGAACGGTTATGTCTG GACCTTTTCATTGCTGGAACTGACACAACTTCAAATACATTAGAATGGGCAATGGTAGAGGCCATGAGAAAACCAGATATTATGTCAAAAGCTAAAGCCGAGCTTGCAGAAGTTATTGGCAAAGGCAAGGTAATAGAAGAAGCTGATGTTGCTCGTCTCCCTTATTTGCAGTGCGTAGTTAAAGAAACCTTGCGAATACACCCAGCAGTTCCCCTTTTGATACGCAAGGTAGATCAAGACGTTGAGGCGTGTGGATACTTTATTCCAAAAGGCTCCCAAGTGTTAGTGCACGTATGGTCAATGGGGCGCGACCCAGCTATTTGGGAGGATCCTTTGGCATTTAAGCCTGAAAGATTTTGGGATGTGAAAATGGATTTTTTTGGCCATGATTTTGAGCTCATTCCATTTGGTGTTGGCCGAAGAATATGCCCGGGGTTACCTTTGGCAACCAGGACATTGTCTGTAATGTTGGGTTCATTGTTGAATTCATTTGATTGGAAAGCTGAAGGGGATATTGCACCAGAGGATTTGGATGTCGAAGAAAGGTTTGGCATTACACTAGCGAGATCAATTCCTTTACGAGCTGTCCCTATTCCGCTATAA
- the LOC107800199 gene encoding geraniol 8-hydroxylase isoform X1 produces MDYLAIVGVLLLAWTLIQCISCLSISNRSNKKFPPGPIPLPLIGNLHNILGDQPHQSLAKLAEKYGPIISLRLGQITTVVISSSAVAKEVIQKQDLAFSSRTIPDAIHALDHYQFSVIWLPVNTRWRSLRKIMNTYIFSGNRLDANQNLRFRKIQDLIDYCRRCSQTGDVVNIGQSASETSLNIFSNIIFSKDVVDPYANSGKEFKDAVGKMSEEAGKPNLADYYPVLKRIDPQGIRRRIGKHLDKLLQQIEGLIEERLEQRKKSPNSGSTDVLDVLLNTSQDDPQAIDRNHIERLCLLFILQDLFIAGTDTTSNTLEWAMVEAMRKPDIMSKAKAELAEVIGKGKVIEEADVARLPYLQCVVKETLRIHPAVPLLIRKVDQDVEACGYFIPKGSQVLVHVWSMGRDPAIWEDPLAFKPERFWDVKMDFFGHDFELIPFGVGRRICPGLPLATRTLSVMLGSLLNSFDWKAEGDIAPEDLDVEERFGITLARSIPLRAVPIPL; encoded by the exons ATGGATTACTTAGCCATTGTTGGTGTATTACTACTTGCTTGGACTTTGATTCAATGCATTTCTTGCCTTTCAATAAGCAACAGAAGTAACAAAAAATTTCCACCAGGACCAATTCCACTACCATTGATTGGAAATCTTCACAACATTCTTGGTGATCAACCCCACCAGTCCCTCGCGAAGCTAGCTGAAAAATATGGCCCAATAATCAGCCTCAGGTTGGGCCAAATAACGACGGTGGTAATATCTTCATCAGCCGTAGCAAAAGAAGTTATTCAAAAGCAAGATTTGGCCTTCAGCAGTAGAACAATCCCAGATGCAATCCATGCACTTGATCACTATCAGTTCTCTGTGATATGGCTACCAGTCAATACTCGGTGGAGAAGCCTCCGGAAAATCATGAATACTTATATCTTCTCCGGCAACAGGCTTGATGCAAATCAGAATCTCAG GTTTCGAAAGATCCAAGATTTAATAGATTATTGCCGTCGGTGTAGCCAAACAGGAGACGTAGTGAATATAGGACAATCTGCTTCTGAGACCTCTTTGAATATATTTTCGAATATCATTTTTTCAAAGGATGTAGTGGACCCTTATGCAAATTCAGGTAAAGAATTCAAGGATGCGGTGGGCAAAATGTCGGAAGAAGCTGGTAAACCCAACTTGGCCGATTATTACCCCGTCCTGAAAAGGATAGATCCTCAAGGTATAAGGCGACGCATTGGCAAGCATTTGGATAAATTGCTTCAGCAGATTGAGGGATTGATTGAAGAACGTTTGGAGcaaaggaagaaatcaccaaataGTGGTAGCACCGATGTTCTTGATGTTTTGTTAAATACTAGCCAAGATGATCCACAGGCAATTGACAGAAATCACATTGAACGGTTATGTCTG TTATTTATATTGCAGGACCTTTTCATTGCTGGAACTGACACAACTTCAAATACATTAGAATGGGCAATGGTAGAGGCCATGAGAAAACCAGATATTATGTCAAAAGCTAAAGCCGAGCTTGCAGAAGTTATTGGCAAAGGCAAGGTAATAGAAGAAGCTGATGTTGCTCGTCTCCCTTATTTGCAGTGCGTAGTTAAAGAAACCTTGCGAATACACCCAGCAGTTCCCCTTTTGATACGCAAGGTAGATCAAGACGTTGAGGCGTGTGGATACTTTATTCCAAAAGGCTCCCAAGTGTTAGTGCACGTATGGTCAATGGGGCGCGACCCAGCTATTTGGGAGGATCCTTTGGCATTTAAGCCTGAAAGATTTTGGGATGTGAAAATGGATTTTTTTGGCCATGATTTTGAGCTCATTCCATTTGGTGTTGGCCGAAGAATATGCCCGGGGTTACCTTTGGCAACCAGGACATTGTCTGTAATGTTGGGTTCATTGTTGAATTCATTTGATTGGAAAGCTGAAGGGGATATTGCACCAGAGGATTTGGATGTCGAAGAAAGGTTTGGCATTACACTAGCGAGATCAATTCCTTTACGAGCTGTCCCTATTCCGCTATAA